CATTGGCAGTGAAAGCACGGAAAGCCGCCTGACAACCGGTGATCCTGAGCAAATGGCAGAGGCCATGGCCGCTATGGCCGATGCGGGCTGTACGCATCTGGTGATGGAAGTTTCTTCACACGCCCTCGATCAGAAGCGCACCGACGCCATTAATTTCGATGTTGCGGCCTTTACCAATCTGAGCCATGATCATCTTGACTATCACAAAACCGAATCCGCCTATCTTCAGGCCAAGAAAAGGTTGTTTGACGGACTTTCAACCGACGCCATCGCTATCGTGAATGCGGATGACGCAAGCGCCGCCGAAATGGTGCGTGATACACAGGCTGCCGTCTGGAAGATCAGCATGGCTGAAGGCGGACTCCGCGTGTTGCGCAACGACGCCCGCGGTATCGAATTCGAAATGGACAACACCCGCATAGCTTCACCGCTGAGTGGTCATTTCAATGTGTACAACCTTGCGATGGCTTGGCTGATGTTGCGCGCCTTCGGCTGTACGGCCCAAAACGCCGCTTCCGCCCTGCAAAGCTGCAGCGGAGCCCGCGGACGGCTCGAGCGCGTGCCGCAGCCGGTGCCGGAGCAAGCCCAAGGTTCGGGACCGACCCGCGAAGCCATCACCCTACACCCGCTGCCCGAAGTATTTGTGGATTATGCGCACACGCCCGATGCGCTGCGGAACGTGCTCGAAACCCTGCGCAAGATGGCAGCACAGCGGCAGCTTACCGTCGTTTTTGGCTGTGGCGGGGATCGCGACAAAACCAAGCGGCCCGTCATGGGGCACATCGCTTCTGGTATTGCGGATGTGGTGATTGTCACTTCCGACAATCCGCGCAGCGAAGATCCGGATCAGATCATGCGGGATATCCTTGCCGGTGTGAGCGGAGGCAGCGCTGAAACGCACACCGAAACGGATCGTCGCGCCGCAATCGCGCAGGCCATTTCGCAGGCACAGCCCGATGGCCTCGTACTGATTGCCGGCAAGGGCCACGAAACCTATCAGGAAATCAGGGGTATTCGCTACCCGATGGATGATGTCGCGCTTGCTGCGGCAGCCCTGCAAAAACGTGCTGAAACCGCGCGCGCTACGTCTTCACAAGAACAACCCGCTAGCCGAAAGGAGGCTTAAGATGCTGTATTTGCTGCTTGATTACCTCCGTCAGGAGTTTGGGGTGCCCGGTTTTGGGGCGTTCGGATTTATCACGGTACGTGCCGCCATGGCGGCGGGCATGGCGCTGATTATCAGCATCATTTTTGGTAAGCGCATCATCCGTCTGCTGCAGCGGCTGCAGCTTGGGGAAACCATTCGCGAAGACATTGGTCTTGACAGCCATAAGTCCAAGGCCGGTACCCCGAGCATGGGCGGGCTCATCATCATCCTTGCAGTTGTGGTGCCCAGCCTGCTGTGGATGAACCCGACGAGTATTTACAAGTGGTTGATTTTATTTGTAGTTATTGGTCTTGGTGCTGTTGGCTTTCTGGATGACTACATCAAAATCATCCGGAATCAAAAGGAAGGGCTGCTGGCCCGTTTCAAGCTGATCGGGCAGATTTCCATCGGGCTCATTCTCGGGGCCTTCCTCTATTTCTGGCCCGCTTTCAGCGATTACAACACGATCACGACCGTCCCTTTTCTGAAAGATGTAAACCTGAACTACGCTTTTCTGGGCGATGAACTGGGGTGGCTGATTTACATCCCGGTTGTGGTTTTCATCGTGACCGCGCTGAGCAATGCGGTAAATCTCACGGACGGACTCGACGGTCTTGCTGCCGGTACGACGGCCATCGCGGGCATGGCGCTGGGCGTGCTGGCCTATGTGTCGGGCCGGGTAGATTACTCCGGTTACCTTGACCTGCTTTTCCTGCCCGGTGTGGGCGAGCTGGCCATCTTCTGTGCCGCACTGGTCGGGGCCTGCTTTGGCTTTCTGTGGTACAACACCTATCCGGCGCAGGTTTTTATGGGGGATACGGGTTCCCTTGCGCTTGGCGGTACCATCGGGGCAATCGCGCTAATGGTGCATAAAGAGCTGCTGCTGCCGGTGTTGTGCGGGGTCTTTTTGATGGAAACCGTCTCCGTGATCATACAGACGACATATTTCAAATACACCAAAAAACGCTATGGCGAAGGGCGCCGGGTTTTTCTTATGGCGCCGGTGCATCATCATTTTGAGAAGCAGGGCTGGCAGGAGCCAAAAATTGTAGTCCGCTTCTGGATTATTGCCATCATGCTGGCTGTCTTCACCATTATAACACTCAAGTTGCGATGAAAGAAATCAGCGGAAAATCAATTGTGATTGTGGGAGGTGCCCGCAGCGGTGTGGCTGCCTCCGTACTGCTCAAAGGCATGGGGGCAAAGGTGTTTGTGACCGATGCGGGTATGCTTTCAGAGCAATCGCGTCAGACGCTTATCGCGCAGCAGATTCCCTTTGAGGAGGGCGGGCATTCGGAGCGCGCCAAAGATGCGGAATTTGTGGTTGTTAGCCCCGGTGTGCCGGATGAAGCGCCGCTGATTCGGCATTTTTCCTACACTGGCATTCCGGTGTACAGCGAAATGGAAGTCGCCTGCTGGTTCAACAAGAGTCCGCTGACCGCAGTAACCGGCAGCAACGGGAAAACCACCACGACAAGCTGGCTGCGGCATCTGTGGGAAACGGCCTCAAAACAGGCTCTGATTGCGGGAAACATCGGCGTACCCGTGTCAGATCTCGTGCTCGATACCGCTCCGGACAAAGATCTGATTCTGGAGGTGAGCAGTTTTCAGCTCGATAACATCAAAACCTTCAGGCCGCGGGTGAGCGTGATTCTGAACATCACGCCGGATCACCTGAACCGGTATCAGAACAAGTTCAAGTACTACGTGGCCTCAAAAATGAAGATTATCCGCAACCAGGGCGAGACGGATTTTCTGATTTACAACTATGATGATCCCGTGCTTAAAGAGCAGATCGGAGGCATAGGGGTGAAGCCGAAAGGTCCTGCGCGCATTCCGTTTTCCCTTGCAGAGGAGCTTGAAACCGGCGCCTTCATTCGCGATGAGCACATTGTGGTGCGCCTCGACGGCAGCGAAGAAGTGCTGATGCACAAAGATGAGGTGAGCCTGAAAGGTCCGCATAACCTTGCCAACAGCCTTGCAGTGGTTTTAGCGGGTCGTCTCAACGGTGTTGAAAGCAGTCACATCCGGGAAAGCTTGCGAACCTTTGAGGGGGTCGAGCACCGCCTGGAGCAGGTACGTATTCTCCGCGGCGTACGCTACATCAACGACAGTAAAGCGACCAATGTGAACGCGGTTTGGTACGCCCTTCGCGGCATTACTGCGCCCGTTGTGCTGATTCTCGGTGGTCAGGACAAGGGAAACAATTACCGCGAACTGACCGACCAAATCCGGAAAAAAGTGCACAGCCTGATTGCAATCGGGGAGGCAAAGGCCGCTATCCGGGAGCAGATCTCGCGGGAAGCGCTCTATTATTTTGAAGCGGAAACCATGGCACAGGCCGTGCAGCAGGCAAGCAAACAGGCCCGAAAAGGGGAGGTCGTGCTGCTGAGTCCCGCCTGCGCTTCTTTTGATATGTTTGAAAATTACGAGCACCGCGGGCGCGCTTTCAAAGAAGCCGTCATGGACCTGCCGGATTAACCTCAACCTTTTGGAAGGCCTCAGAAGCCATCACCCGAAAAGAAAAACACAGTACAAAAAGCCACATTAGTAATGAATACCGTATCCCTAAATAGCGTGTCACATGCTGCCGAACAGGCGGATGGGCGTAAGCCTGCCGACGGCGTATTGCTGTTCTGCGTGATCGCGCTGATGGTGTTTGGATGCCTCGCCGTGTATTCATCTGTCGCGTATTTTGCTGAAAACAAGGGCGATACCGCAGCGGGCTTTCTCTTTAAACACGGCTACAAACTGGTGCTGGCTTTTATTGCGATGTTTGTGGCGGCCAAAATTAACTATTACTATGTCGCTGCCTTCAGCAAAGCGGTTCTGATTTTAAGCTGGCTGCTGCTGCTGTGGGTCAATTTTTACGGAGGGGATGTTCACGGTGCCCGCCGGTCCCTTACCGTTGCCGGTTTTGCTTTTCAGCCTTCATCGGTTGCCATGCTTGCACTGCTGATGTACCTGTGCCGGATGATGGCCGAAAAACGCAGCTATATCGAAGATTTCTGGCGCTCGTTCGTGCCCGCGCTGACGTGGATTGGGGTCACGGCCCTGCTGGTCGGCCTGCAGGATTTTTCGAGTGCGGCCCTGATTCTCGGACTCAGTTTTATGATGATGTTTGTGGGAAGGATGAGCCTGAAACATCTCGGGCTGCTGTTGCTGCTGGGCGGTGTGCTGGGCGGCATACTCGTTTCCCAAACGCTTGAGCGGCAGTCGCGCCTCACCAACTATGTGGGGCATGTGCTTACGATTCAAAGTCAGGTGCTGGTCGGAAGCGATGCGGGCTATCAGGCGCAGCAGGCACATATCGCGATTGCGCAGGGTGGTTTGCTGGGCGTTGGCGCCGGCAAATCAACGCAGCGGAACTTCCTGCCCGCCCCGTACAACGATTATATTTACGCCATCATAGCGGAAGAGTATGGCCTGATTGGCGCCCTGATTCTGCTTTTTATTTACGTGGTGATTTTGCTGAGGGGAATCATTTTTGTGGCTAACAGGGCCCGCGATGAGCTGGGAACCTACATGGCGATGGCCTGCACGCTTGCGATTGTGGTCTATGGGTTTGTGAATGCCGCGGTGGCGACCGGCCTGTTTCCGGTTACCGGACTCCCCATGCCGTTTATCAGCTATGGGGGCACAAGTATGCTTACCGCCGGATTCATGATGGGCGTCCTTATGAACATTTCCAAACACCCGCAGGAGGAGCCAGAAGATGCCTAAGCCAAAGTGGACTTTTTTGCTTTCCGGCGGCGGTACCGGCGGACACGTGTACCCGGCCATCGCCCTTGCGGATGCCATCCGTGAGCGAATGCCGGATACGGTCATTCGTTTTGCAGGTGCACCGGACCGTATCGAATGGAAGGCTGTTCCGAAAGCAGGTTACGAAATCTCGCCTGTATGGATCAGCGGCCTGCAGCGCCGGTTCACCCTTTCCAACCTGCTGGTACCGGTGAAGCTGCTGGTAAGCCTGTTTCAAAGTTTGCTGATCATTCGCAGGCTGCGGCCGCATGCGGTTATCTGCACCGGCGGCTATGTTTCAGGTCCGGTGGGCTTCATGGCGGCCGTGCTGGGCGTGCCCCTGTTCCTGCAGGAGCAGAACGGATATCCGGGCGTAACGACCCGCCTGCTCGCCCGCTTTGCGCGCAAGATTTATCTCGGCTTCGACGGGGCGGATGAATGGTTGCGTCAGCACAAAGGCAAGCTGTTTCTCTCCGGCAACCCGACCCGGAAAGAAATTGTGGTCTCCATCGAAGCGGAGCCGGATGCCATGCCGTACGGGATGGATCCGGAGAAACGCACGCTGCTCGTGCTGGGCGGCAGCGGGGGCGCAAAAGCGATCAATGATTCTGTTTGGGCGCAGCTTGAGCGGATTCACGATAAAATGGGCGTGCAGATTCTGTGGCAGTGCGGCCCTGCCTACTATGATAAACTCAGCGCACAGCTTGATAAGGAGCGCTGGCCCCATGTACACCTGACCGCCTTCATCGACGACATGGCTGCGGCCTACAAAGCCGCCGATGTCGTTTTTGCACGCGCAGGGGCCGGTACCTGCACCGAACTTCTGATTGCCGCCAAACCCTCCATCCTTATGCCCTCGCCTCATGTAGCGGGCAACCATCAGTTTCACAATGCCGCTGATATGGTCGGCTTGGGGGTTTCCATCATGCTGGAAGATGATGAAGGCCCCATCGTGCTGGCTGATTTTCTCAGCGATATTTTTACTGAAAAAGGAAGGATGGAAGCCATGATTGCCGCCGCGAAGAAAGCGGCAAAGCCTAAGGCAGCGCTCAACATTGCCACGGATATTCTCAACACCACCTTTACCCTTCACCCAACGACAGGCGGAAACGCATGACCCTGACCCCTCCTCATACAGACCCGGCAGCAAAGCCCGCATTTATGCAGCAGCCCATATTCGGCAACACCCGCCATATCCACATGGTAGGCATTGGCGGCATTGGGATGAGCGGTATGGCCGAAATTCTGATCCGCAGAGGCTACAAGGTGAGCGGGTCTGACGGCGCGCAGTCAGAGACGACCGAGCGTCTCGAGCGGATCGGAGCGAAGGTTTTTATCGGGCATGAGGCGGGCAATATTGCCGGTGCTGATGTGGTCGTCTATACAAGTGCGGTGCGGGCAACCGAGAATGTGGAGACGCGGGCCGCGCTCGAGCAGCGTATCCCAACAATCAAGCGCGCCGAGATGCTGGCCGAGCTGATGCGCATGAAATTCGGAATCGGCATTGCCGGTACGCACGGCAAAACGACGACGACTACCATGGCCGGTCAGGTCGTGCAGCGGGGCGGATTTGACCCTACCATTATTGTGGGCGGGCGGGTGCACAGCTTTGATAAAACCAATGCCGTTGTAGGCGGTGGCGACATCATTATAGTGGAGGCGGATGAGTACGACCGCACCTTCCTGAAGCTCTCCCCATCCATGGCCGTCATCACCAACATTGAAGCCGAGCACCTTGATATTTATGAAGATGTGGATGACATCAAGCAGGCTTTCCTGGAATTCGCAAATAAGGTACCGTTTTACGGCTCTGTCATTCTGTGTCTTGATGATGAGGAAGTCCGCAGCATTTTACCCGGTATCGAGCGGAAAACGCTGACCTACGGCTTCACCCCGCAGGCACGGCTCAGGCCTTCGAAAGTAGAGACCGCCGGACTTTCAACCCATTTTGATGTGAAGCTCGATGGCGAAACACTGGGGCGGATTCGCATTCAGGCACCCGGTGCACACAACGTGCAGAATGCCCTTGCAGCGGTAGGCGTAGGTCTGGAGCTCAACATGAAATTTGAGCATATTGCCGCCGGTCTTGAGTCCTACACGGGCGTATTCCGCCGCTTTCAGCCCAAGTACGAGGGCAAAGAGGTGCTGGTGATTGACGACTATGCCCATCACCCTACAGAAGTGCGGGCAACGCTGGCCGCCGCGCGCAAAGGCTGGCCTGATCGCCGCATTGTGGCTGTCTTTCAGCCGCACCTGTACAGCCGCACCCGCGATATGTGTCAGGAGTTCGGCTCTTCTTTCTTTGATGCGGATGTGATGGTGGTTACCGACATCTACCCTGCGCGGGAACAGCCGATTGAGGGCGTTAGCGGGCAGATGGTAGCTGATGTGGCGTCCCGCTACGGACACCGCGACGTGCATTTTGTGGCCGACAAGCATGAACTGCCGGTCGCCCTGCATAGCATGGTGAAAGCCGGTGATCTGGTCATTACCATGGGCGCCGGTGACATTTACAAATACGGCGAACAGTTTGTGCAGGAGCTTAAACGCAATCCCAAAAACGGGGAGGGGCAGGATGAGCAAGGCTGATTTCCATACACAGTCAGGCAAAGGGCCGGCGCAAACCCGTAAAGGGAAAGCAACCGGGCAAAGCACGGGACTGCGCAGCATGCTGTCGGGCTGGCTGTATCCGATCATTTTAATTGCGCTCATCACGGCTTCGGTTGCGGCTTCATGGCAGCTGCAGGACCGAAGCGTGGTGCAGCATTTCGAAATCCAAAGCGCCGGATTTACGCCCGAAGCCCAGATTCTGGCGGTCAGCGGCCTGGAGACGGGCATGGCCGCCGCGGAAGTGCGCCCGCTTGAGGTGCAGGCCCGGATTGACAGCCTGCCCTGGATTGCGGAAAGCAGCGTACGCCTCGTACCCGGCGGACGCGTCCTCATCGGGTTCACCGAGCGTGAGCCTGTGGCCCTGCTCATTGAGGGCAGCCGGCTGATGCTTACCGATGCCGCAGGCGTGGCGCTCGATATTCCGGAAGGCTTCGCGCCTGACCTGCCGCTTCTGTACGGTTTCCGGCTTCCGGCACACGGCGAACGCCTGCCAGAAGCGCAGTTCGCGCCCCTGGGGTCTTTTCTGGCGGCGCTTCAGCAGTCTGCTTTAGCCGGGCTGCTGATCAGTGAAGTAGGCTTTCATCCTGAAGAAGGCGTTATCGCGCTGAGCCGGGAAAATGCAGTCAGGCTTGTATTCGGAACAGAATCCTTTGCGCAGAAAATCGACCGCTGGGAAGCTTTTTACCGGCAGGTAGCTCCGGTGAAGGGGATGGCTGCATTCACGCGGCTGGATTTCCGCTTTGAAAATCAGATCGTAGCCCTGCACTCCTGAATCCGCTTTTTATATCACAAATAGCATTAAAAATTCACCTCATCCCTCATCTTAAGCATAAGCAACACCTTACAACATGAAATTTGAGCAAATGGAAGAACAAATTGTGGTTGGCCTGGATATCGGCACAACAAAAGTGTGCGCGATAATTGCCTCAATGAATGAGGACCGGACCATCAACATCCTTGGTGTGGGCAAAGCACCCAGTGAGGGGCTGAACCGGGGTGTTGTGGTCAATATTGACAAAACGGTAAACGCGATCCGCTCTGCGATTGAAAAAGCC
This genomic stretch from Cyclonatronum proteinivorum harbors:
- a CDS encoding UDP-N-acetylmuramoyl-L-alanyl-D-glutamate--2,6-diaminopimelate ligase, whose translation is MPQLSLHTIRTLSKADRETGRLLPFYNGVSVNSQKVVPEGIFAAIAGYSTDGHRFLPQAAEAGARLMLTERDPEEVLAEIGRDDIGVMQVPDIRAAVAQLAFAYAGNPQYRLKIAGITGTNGKTTVSTLVHQALTKLGYKAGLMGTISVAIGSESTESRLTTGDPEQMAEAMAAMADAGCTHLVMEVSSHALDQKRTDAINFDVAAFTNLSHDHLDYHKTESAYLQAKKRLFDGLSTDAIAIVNADDASAAEMVRDTQAAVWKISMAEGGLRVLRNDARGIEFEMDNTRIASPLSGHFNVYNLAMAWLMLRAFGCTAQNAASALQSCSGARGRLERVPQPVPEQAQGSGPTREAITLHPLPEVFVDYAHTPDALRNVLETLRKMAAQRQLTVVFGCGGDRDKTKRPVMGHIASGIADVVIVTSDNPRSEDPDQIMRDILAGVSGGSAETHTETDRRAAIAQAISQAQPDGLVLIAGKGHETYQEIRGIRYPMDDVALAAAALQKRAETARATSSQEQPASRKEA
- the mraY gene encoding phospho-N-acetylmuramoyl-pentapeptide-transferase — translated: MLYLLLDYLRQEFGVPGFGAFGFITVRAAMAAGMALIISIIFGKRIIRLLQRLQLGETIREDIGLDSHKSKAGTPSMGGLIIILAVVVPSLLWMNPTSIYKWLILFVVIGLGAVGFLDDYIKIIRNQKEGLLARFKLIGQISIGLILGAFLYFWPAFSDYNTITTVPFLKDVNLNYAFLGDELGWLIYIPVVVFIVTALSNAVNLTDGLDGLAAGTTAIAGMALGVLAYVSGRVDYSGYLDLLFLPGVGELAIFCAALVGACFGFLWYNTYPAQVFMGDTGSLALGGTIGAIALMVHKELLLPVLCGVFLMETVSVIIQTTYFKYTKKRYGEGRRVFLMAPVHHHFEKQGWQEPKIVVRFWIIAIMLAVFTIITLKLR
- the murD gene encoding UDP-N-acetylmuramoyl-L-alanine--D-glutamate ligase gives rise to the protein MKEISGKSIVIVGGARSGVAASVLLKGMGAKVFVTDAGMLSEQSRQTLIAQQIPFEEGGHSERAKDAEFVVVSPGVPDEAPLIRHFSYTGIPVYSEMEVACWFNKSPLTAVTGSNGKTTTTSWLRHLWETASKQALIAGNIGVPVSDLVLDTAPDKDLILEVSSFQLDNIKTFRPRVSVILNITPDHLNRYQNKFKYYVASKMKIIRNQGETDFLIYNYDDPVLKEQIGGIGVKPKGPARIPFSLAEELETGAFIRDEHIVVRLDGSEEVLMHKDEVSLKGPHNLANSLAVVLAGRLNGVESSHIRESLRTFEGVEHRLEQVRILRGVRYINDSKATNVNAVWYALRGITAPVVLILGGQDKGNNYRELTDQIRKKVHSLIAIGEAKAAIREQISREALYYFEAETMAQAVQQASKQARKGEVVLLSPACASFDMFENYEHRGRAFKEAVMDLPD
- a CDS encoding FtsW/RodA/SpoVE family cell cycle protein produces the protein MNTVSLNSVSHAAEQADGRKPADGVLLFCVIALMVFGCLAVYSSVAYFAENKGDTAAGFLFKHGYKLVLAFIAMFVAAKINYYYVAAFSKAVLILSWLLLLWVNFYGGDVHGARRSLTVAGFAFQPSSVAMLALLMYLCRMMAEKRSYIEDFWRSFVPALTWIGVTALLVGLQDFSSAALILGLSFMMMFVGRMSLKHLGLLLLLGGVLGGILVSQTLERQSRLTNYVGHVLTIQSQVLVGSDAGYQAQQAHIAIAQGGLLGVGAGKSTQRNFLPAPYNDYIYAIIAEEYGLIGALILLFIYVVILLRGIIFVANRARDELGTYMAMACTLAIVVYGFVNAAVATGLFPVTGLPMPFISYGGTSMLTAGFMMGVLMNISKHPQEEPEDA
- a CDS encoding UDP-N-acetylglucosamine--N-acetylmuramyl-(pentapeptide) pyrophosphoryl-undecaprenol N-acetylglucosamine transferase, giving the protein MPKPKWTFLLSGGGTGGHVYPAIALADAIRERMPDTVIRFAGAPDRIEWKAVPKAGYEISPVWISGLQRRFTLSNLLVPVKLLVSLFQSLLIIRRLRPHAVICTGGYVSGPVGFMAAVLGVPLFLQEQNGYPGVTTRLLARFARKIYLGFDGADEWLRQHKGKLFLSGNPTRKEIVVSIEAEPDAMPYGMDPEKRTLLVLGGSGGAKAINDSVWAQLERIHDKMGVQILWQCGPAYYDKLSAQLDKERWPHVHLTAFIDDMAAAYKAADVVFARAGAGTCTELLIAAKPSILMPSPHVAGNHQFHNAADMVGLGVSIMLEDDEGPIVLADFLSDIFTEKGRMEAMIAAAKKAAKPKAALNIATDILNTTFTLHPTTGGNA
- the murC gene encoding UDP-N-acetylmuramate--L-alanine ligase — translated: MFGNTRHIHMVGIGGIGMSGMAEILIRRGYKVSGSDGAQSETTERLERIGAKVFIGHEAGNIAGADVVVYTSAVRATENVETRAALEQRIPTIKRAEMLAELMRMKFGIGIAGTHGKTTTTTMAGQVVQRGGFDPTIIVGGRVHSFDKTNAVVGGGDIIIVEADEYDRTFLKLSPSMAVITNIEAEHLDIYEDVDDIKQAFLEFANKVPFYGSVILCLDDEEVRSILPGIERKTLTYGFTPQARLRPSKVETAGLSTHFDVKLDGETLGRIRIQAPGAHNVQNALAAVGVGLELNMKFEHIAAGLESYTGVFRRFQPKYEGKEVLVIDDYAHHPTEVRATLAAARKGWPDRRIVAVFQPHLYSRTRDMCQEFGSSFFDADVMVVTDIYPAREQPIEGVSGQMVADVASRYGHRDVHFVADKHELPVALHSMVKAGDLVITMGAGDIYKYGEQFVQELKRNPKNGEGQDEQG
- a CDS encoding cell division protein FtsQ/DivIB encodes the protein MSKADFHTQSGKGPAQTRKGKATGQSTGLRSMLSGWLYPIILIALITASVAASWQLQDRSVVQHFEIQSAGFTPEAQILAVSGLETGMAAAEVRPLEVQARIDSLPWIAESSVRLVPGGRVLIGFTEREPVALLIEGSRLMLTDAAGVALDIPEGFAPDLPLLYGFRLPAHGERLPEAQFAPLGSFLAALQQSALAGLLISEVGFHPEEGVIALSRENAVRLVFGTESFAQKIDRWEAFYRQVAPVKGMAAFTRLDFRFENQIVALHS